A genomic window from Schistocerca serialis cubense isolate TAMUIC-IGC-003099 chromosome 4, iqSchSeri2.2, whole genome shotgun sequence includes:
- the LOC126473724 gene encoding cyclin-dependent kinase inhibitor 1C-like, translated as MKTTVFVLAVLALLGCALAGPMPFPLALPGPGPAPAAAPAPAPAPGPGPAPVPLPVAPRPRESLSPSETLYYAYYYPFTYYIG; from the coding sequence GTGTTCGTGCTGGCCGTGCTGGCGCTGCTGGGCTGCGCCCTGGCGGGCCCCATGCCGTTCCCGCTGGCGCTCCCGGGCCCCgggcccgcccccgccgccgcccccgcgcccgccCCTGCTCCGGGTCCGGGTCCTGCCCCCGTGCCGCTGCCAGTCGCGCCGCGCCCCAGGGAGTCTCTCAGCCCCAGCGAGACGCTCTACTACGCCTACTACTACCCCTTCACCTACTACATCGGCTGA